Proteins encoded by one window of Octopus bimaculoides isolate UCB-OBI-ISO-001 chromosome 4, ASM119413v2, whole genome shotgun sequence:
- the LOC128247653 gene encoding uncharacterized protein LOC128247653, whose product MSTSYAVKELITSYRIDFEWGDRKWALNIPTSLFILMWYKYPAAQKIDFCNNKQNASGNHEIDENRIGKLKRWLAENHKYHRLIKQLYFSNESEINSDKNTPKTVLNKTFTTTATKNNQKYAKRALEQPRVLEQPSNVPIYSYKVVETEVKDGKSIFLVIELVLEVIFFIIEIVSILLKES is encoded by the exons ATGTCGACCAGTTATGCAGTTAAAGAGTTGATTACTAGTTACCGGATTGATTTTGAGTGGGGTGATCGGAAATGGGCACTAAACATTCCaacttcattatttatattaatgtggTACA AATATCCGGCAGCGCAAAAGATTGACTTCTGTAATAATA AGCAAAACGCATCGGGAAATCATGAAATCGATGAAAACA GAATTGGCAAACTGAAGAGATGGTTGGCAGAGAATCATA AATATCATAGATTGATCAAGCAGTTATACTTTTCAAATG AATCAGAGATAAATTCCGATAAAAACA CTCCTAAAACCGTATTGAATAAAACTTTCACGACTACAGCAACAAAGA ATAATCAGAAATATGCAAAACGTGCTCTTGAACAACCACGTGTTCTTGAACAACCAAGTA ATGTTCCGATATACTCGTACAAAGTTGTTGAGACTGAGGTAAAAGATGGTAAGTCGATATTTTTAGTCATTGAATTAGTACTAgaagttatattttttattattgaaatagtTTCCATCTTATTAAAAGAGTCTTGA